The genomic interval CCGCTTGAACACTCAAGACACCGCATCCACCACAACTCTCGGTTCGCGCTGAGTACGCACGCCGCCGACTCAGCGAGGTGGCACACCTGGCCGAACGAGGATCGTCGCTGCCGCCGCGCCGATCCCCGTTTGAGCGGTCTCCATCTATTCTCCGCTGGTTGAATATCTCTGCTGAGCCAGGACCGATCCACCCACCTCGCGCGACGCACTCACGTCACGATCGGGGACGGCAACGAGCATCCACGGGGCTGCGGCATCGGTGACCTGCAGATCGAGCTCGAACCTTTGGATGGCTCCGCGTGCGAGCTCCACGTCGAGGACTTCGGTGGCCATGTCGTCGAGATTGTGCCTCCTTAGGGCGATCGAGTGCGAGCCTTCACCCGATACTCCGACGATGACGCGGATGTCTGCGGTCGAGCTCGTCTCCACCAGCAGCTCGAGCGTCAACCATTGAGACTCATCAAGTCGGATCTCGAGGTGCGCGCCGTCAACCACTGCCAGCGAGGTTCGTGCTCCGCCGAACAGTACGTCGTACTCGCCGGCTGGAATCATCAGGTCGAAACTGCCGGGAGCAACAACCCATACCTCGCCGGTCACGAGCCTCGTGAAGGTCGCGCCCGCGGCAGCGTCCCCACGCACCCGTGCGGGCGTCCCCACCCGGGCGAGGACCATCGCCATCCGGCTCGATGAGTAGACCCACTGCTCCTTGTAGGGGAAGACCGCGTTGTTCCCCCACGCCGGCGTGTCACCGGTGTAGGAGTTGAAGCCGAGCGACAACCCTCCGACGAGATTGGGGAGCTCCGCCGAGAAGTTCTGCCACCAGTCGTGTCCGACGCCGTAGACGAGCGACCGCGAGAACGGATTCGCGCCAACGACCCACTCGAGCTGGCGCGACGCCAGATTCATGTCTGCCGAGCTTCCCCGGGCGATCGCTGCCTGGGCAAGGCCGATCGTCTTGCCGAGGTGCACCGTGGTCGCGCCGTGGCGCACGTGGTCGCACCAGAGCGGGAATCGGCGCAGCCGGTGTTCGCCGCCGAGGTCCACGCCATCCTCGAACATCCGCTGCATCTGCTCGCGCACCAAGTCGGGCATCGGCGGCGTCGGGAAGAGCGGCGTGGGCGGCAACAGGTGGATGAAATCCACCACCGGGTCGGGCGGAAGGGGCGCGTCGAGGTCCGCCGCGCGCCACACCGCGGCGGGGATCATCCCGAATGGAGCAGATGCCTCACTGCCGAGCTGGCAGAAGTAGTCCGCGTAGAGGGCCAGCCCGGTGTGCCATTCGATCCAGTCGTCGCTGTCGACGAACTCTTCGCGTAGCGCGGCAAGGGCCAGCAGACCGGAGTCCTCGAACCCGTCGTGATACTCATGCACGATCCGCGTGCGCGCGGCATCCTCGTAGAAGAAGCCCGTAATGGGAACGTCGGCAACGAACCGGGTCTCCTGCAGGTCGAGCACCCACCGGCCCAGTCTGATCGCGGCATCCCGATACTGCAGGTCACCGGTCGCGCGGTACAGTTCGACCGCGGCAAGACACAGGTAGCCCACCCGGTCGCGCCACGAGCTCGCGTTGATCGCGACCGGCTCGGCCGTGCCGGGAGGGACCAGCCCGTCATATGTGATGGCGAAGTCCTCGCCGGCCGCGACGATCAGCCGTTCCGCGGTTTCCGCGTCGTGGTCGCCGATGGTGCGCGCAGCCCGGGCCATCGCGAGTACGCCCAGGATGTTCTGGAACTCGTCGTAGCGGACCCCACCGCGCCCCTCCTGAACCACGTCGTCATCTGTGCCGACGATGCCGTCGGTGTAGTACGACGCGTCGTTGTAGAGAGCCCGGAGTCCCGCGCCGAAGCGGGTGCCGAGGGACCACGCGATCCCCCAGCAGACCTCCTCCCGCGCACGATCGGCGAGCGCTGCCGCCCCTCGCGCGTACAGCGAGTCGGCGAGGTCGCTCAGGGCGTAGATCGAGAGGTGGGTCCGCCCCGGCCCCTGGGTGAGGTTGGCGGCATCGTGCCAGCCGCCCGCCACGCTCCGTCGATCTCCTTCGTGTTCCGAGAACACGTCGGTGTGACACACACCGTGCACGCCCGGCACGGGCCATCCGCAGCGCAGTCCGTAGAAGGCGTTCAGTGTTGCTTCGACCAGCGGCAGATGCGCGTCGTCGGCGATCGGGAAGACCTCGGTCTCGACCCCGTCGTAGCGGAGGCGCCACTCCCCCTCGCCGGTGAACGTCGAGAAATCGAGCTGCATCCATGAGCCGCGCTCGTTGGCGATCACGGCCGCAGGCAGTGCTGCGACGACCTGGCCATCACGAGAGAGCACCTCGAACTCTGCGGCCTCTCCTGCGGGCGCCGTCGCGAGCTTCTGCGCACCGCGGGTGTACCCGAAGTGGCTGTAGGAGATCGTGCCCTCCGGCACACTCCAGCCTTCGGGCACTTCCGCGTCGACCAGTTCGACCTGCAGCGCGTCGAGGTCGTACGTGATTCGCGGGTCTGACCCGGTCACACCGAAGGTGGGCTGGAAGACGGTGATCTCGGTGACGGCATCCCGTCGTATCTCCGGGATCTCCCACGCGAGGTGGTTCCAGGCACCCGCTTCGAGGTCGCTGAAGTAGTGGATCGCGATGGGGTCTTCGGGGCCGGCGGCCGATCCTTCGCTGAGGAATCCGAGCGCGAACGCGATTGTGGTGTGGTCGGTGGGGTGCACGTAGACCCACAGCGACAGCCGGTTGTACTCGGACCAGTCCTGCGGCACGTCGAAGTGTTTGGCGATCACTGCGGAGAACGGGGTCCCTTCGAAGAGCACCGCCTGCCCGGAGAACGTCCCGTTGGGTTCACGGCTGGCCCGGATGTAGTCGGGATTGCGCAGCAGTGTCGACATCCGCAGGGATCGCGTCCCGGAAACGGAGCGATCGGTCGTGTAGCCGAGCTCGATGACAGGGCTGGGCCGCCAGTCCGAGTCGGTCTCCATGTCGTCGATCGGCTGCCGCTTCAGCACGGGCTTCTCGAGGCTCTTGCGGTCGAGGGATGCCGTCATGTCGGCGTGCAGCAGGGGCCGTTCGGTCCACGAGACCTCGGCCCCGGCGTGGTGATGCGCCATGTCGTCTAGTCCTTTACGTCTAGGTAGTTGCGGGCCCACGCTCTCCATCGGGCCACCATGTCCACGTCGCGATCGCGCAGCCAGAAGATCTGCAGACCGTCCAGCTCGCAGTTCACCTGCAGCGCCAACTCGTCAGGGTCGTCGTACCAAGAGCGAGCCAGATCGCTCAGCTCGCGGAGCGATCTGACCTGACGCTCGCGGAAATACTCGTGTGCCGGATGATCGGCGTGCAATGACTCCGCCGACAGCACGGCGTAGAGGCGGATGAGTTCGGGGCGCTCGGCGTTGCGCGCGATCAGTCGAGCGATGACGT from Microbacterium pumilum carries:
- a CDS encoding glycoside hydrolase family 9 protein yields the protein MAHHHAGAEVSWTERPLLHADMTASLDRKSLEKPVLKRQPIDDMETDSDWRPSPVIELGYTTDRSVSGTRSLRMSTLLRNPDYIRASREPNGTFSGQAVLFEGTPFSAVIAKHFDVPQDWSEYNRLSLWVYVHPTDHTTIAFALGFLSEGSAAGPEDPIAIHYFSDLEAGAWNHLAWEIPEIRRDAVTEITVFQPTFGVTGSDPRITYDLDALQVELVDAEVPEGWSVPEGTISYSHFGYTRGAQKLATAPAGEAAEFEVLSRDGQVVAALPAAVIANERGSWMQLDFSTFTGEGEWRLRYDGVETEVFPIADDAHLPLVEATLNAFYGLRCGWPVPGVHGVCHTDVFSEHEGDRRSVAGGWHDAANLTQGPGRTHLSIYALSDLADSLYARGAAALADRAREEVCWGIAWSLGTRFGAGLRALYNDASYYTDGIVGTDDDVVQEGRGGVRYDEFQNILGVLAMARAARTIGDHDAETAERLIVAAGEDFAITYDGLVPPGTAEPVAINASSWRDRVGYLCLAAVELYRATGDLQYRDAAIRLGRWVLDLQETRFVADVPITGFFYEDAARTRIVHEYHDGFEDSGLLALAALREEFVDSDDWIEWHTGLALYADYFCQLGSEASAPFGMIPAAVWRAADLDAPLPPDPVVDFIHLLPPTPLFPTPPMPDLVREQMQRMFEDGVDLGGEHRLRRFPLWCDHVRHGATTVHLGKTIGLAQAAIARGSSADMNLASRQLEWVVGANPFSRSLVYGVGHDWWQNFSAELPNLVGGLSLGFNSYTGDTPAWGNNAVFPYKEQWVYSSSRMAMVLARVGTPARVRGDAAAGATFTRLVTGEVWVVAPGSFDLMIPAGEYDVLFGGARTSLAVVDGAHLEIRLDESQWLTLELLVETSSTADIRVIVGVSGEGSHSIALRRHNLDDMATEVLDVELARGAIQRFELDLQVTDAAAPWMLVAVPDRDVSASREVGGSVLAQQRYSTSGE
- a CDS encoding helix-turn-helix domain-containing protein produces the protein MPSVTNPRRRRLTPEARKAEILDVTLALLTVKGYWGLTFADVAKGAGITFQAVLHYFPTKDDLMLGVLSRRDEVDIRSVAPQDHPVNDAAEFTDVIARLIARNAERPELIRLYAVLSAESLHADHPAHEYFRERQVRSLRELSDLARSWYDDPDELALQVNCELDGLQIFWLRDRDVDMVARWRAWARNYLDVKD